The Falco rusticolus isolate bFalRus1 chromosome 14, bFalRus1.pri, whole genome shotgun sequence sequence GTTGGCTTTCCCTTTgcctgccaggcacaggcaaagcagagggCTGAGGTGCATTCTTCCAGTGTGTCCCTGAGGATGGCTGTCTTTGTGGCTGCTGCTCAACTTATTCCAGCCATCACAAGAATTTAGTGTAGCCTTTAGCAATGCCACATCCCATCagtcttttcttccagcttAATTCTGTAAAGCTAAACCAAATAGTTGAACAGAAAGAGACTGGGTTGTCTCTGTTAACCATCCTATGAATATAGGCCAGTGGTGAAAGCTCAGGTCATCAagccagatttttttatattggtCCCAGTCCTGCTCTGAGCCCTGTATAAATCGTGGatcatctttgcttttccatggACTTGATAGTATTTCCCTGCCTTGGCTGTAAGGTACTGTACAGGCTGAGGAAGCAAACCACTCCAGCAAATTAATTTGTGTTCTCTGCCCCAGGCATAGGCTTGGTTCAGCATGATGATTCCTCTGATGAGCTGGAATTTTCTGCTTGTGACCCAGAAGGACAAAAGCACCACCTGGTCCCTGAAACAGATGCCTTTTTTGAACCATCCAGCAGCTTGTTACTCAGTGAGGATCAGGAAGACTGGGACCTCTTCAGTGAGATCACAGCCTGCTACCAGAGCAAAGCCCGGAAGAACACCAGCGCAGACAGCTATGACCTCCTGGAAGAGGAGGGCTCCTTCTGCTCCATTGGCTCAATACGCACACTCAGCCTGGCCAGGGACCGGTGCTTGTCAGAGCCCAGCGTCTGCCTCAGCTCCCAGCTACCCGCACAGAGCCACGAGCCGGTGGCCCGTCAATCCAGCTGCGATGCCACCATTATGCACAGCCATACAGACTACATCCACCGGCTCAagcagctgcaggtggagaGCCAGAAGTTGATTGACGAAGGCCTAAGCCCTGGGGTTAATAAGGCCAGGCAGAACTTGTGGCAGTCACCTCAGACCAGCTCTAGGGTGAAGCAGCTCAGCCTTCAGAAATCCAGCCTGTCCAACAGGTCCAGCTTCTCTAGCCTGTCCtctgccaccacctccccatCTGCCTCCTCGCTCAGCTCCTTAGACAGTGCTTTCTCCTACTGCTCAGAGTCATCGGCCATTAGTCCCACAGACGTCTCATCCCTGCCATTCATGTTTGGCACGTCTGCCAGACTTCATGCTGTGTCTCCCAAGATCACCAAGAGGTCCCCAAAAGGGTGGCACAAGTCCTTCACATCTCCTGTGCCTTTACATCTGTGTGACCTGGACAGTTCCCCTGAGGATGAACCCCAGGCTGTAGAAAGCAGTCACTCCGTTGAAGAGAGGGAAAGTTCTCCATCTGTCAGCACAGTTGCTGTGGGAAGCCCACGAACTGACATTGactgggaggaagaggagagacaCTTGGGCTATGGTGGGGGCCCTGGCCCGGGGCTCAGGAGCCAAGATTATACtgaagagctggaaagaaaacctgagctcccagctgccagcccagccagcaagAGATCCCCacagagcagccaccagcagcacagggagaaggcGGTGAAGAACGTAGAAATCAAAAGTGTTGATTCCTGCCCTCCAAGCCAGGAAAGCCTGAAGCGCACCAAGATAACATTTTATGTGGCCCCAAATAAAGAAAGCTGTTGGGGTTCTCcagtggaagaggaagagaagaatgaCATGGTGAACACCAGCAGCAGTGactcacccagcagcagcagtgagcaaaGCTTCTCCAAAGGCTTGCAGACTGCAAGAGTCCATATCCCCCAGACAGTTTTCTATGGGCAGAATACCCCTCTCGTCCTGCAGTCTGTCTCCAGGCGCTACCACCACGAACAAATGAGCCCATCCCCACAGGCAGAGCCCAGAGAGCCCCCCCCAAgtgcctctgctccccaggagctggagagCAAGCCAGTGGAAATGGCGCAGGCGCCAGCCCAGAGCAAGGGCTTCAACACATTCAGGCACACCATCCGCATCATCCTCCCCACCTCCATTCGAAACACCGTCAGGGAGTATTTCAAGCACGATGAAACCAAGACCTGTCCTGTGGCCGAGGCAGAAGCAGTGGAGAACGAACTCCTGCGGAGCAGGGTGGAGTGGCTCAGGAGCCAGCAACGGGCAGAGGGAGCCAACGAGGAGCATGATGCAGAGGCGTTTGCAGAAGAGACATTTGTCTAGGGAGATGGATGTGGAagaactgaatattttttttatgtgcagcataaaaatattctgtaagaTATGATCAGGGTGTGAAGAATCTAGCAGGCTGCATGGGGCAATAAGTGTAAAGTGGCACTAATGTGTATGTAAAGTTGGGGTTTAACATTAATTTTGGCTGAGgcggggtgggtgggtgagtgtgcgcgtgcgtgcgtgtgtttttttctttatacccTTTTTCTACAGAAGAGACTTCACTGCCTGGGTGTCTAGTGGTCTGAATGCCACCAGAATGCCCCTCCCTGTCCATGAATTAGCTGACCTGTGCAGGGTCTGactcaaataatttctttttaaagcaggaaaggaaaaactgctttattttctccagccagctgctgctgtataTGGATGACCAGAGAGTTGGGACAGCAAACACTCCATCAGAATCAGTTAAAAACCTTTACGCTTGCACAAAATACTCCATTATTCACTGTTCATTGCCACCATTCATCCAAAGGAAGACCCTTCACCTCCATCCTAGAATCACCACTGCTTCTCTCTGCTCATCCTTTGTCCCCTGGTGGTCTGGCTCACAGTCTGAATTCATCACTGAGGCTGGGTTCCAGAAATACCAAACAGAGCCCGGAGCCCAAAGCCCAGCTTTCACTGACAGATAGCATATATATCATTTTAACCCCaagattgcttttattttttccaattaataGTGCATTGACTCTCTCTTCTCATACCTCCCTTAAAGCTAGCGTTTGACAGAGCCACAGTTACTATATAGGATTTTTGGAGTGTTGCTTTGGCAGGGCTAGGAACATTTGTCTTCTTCACTGTCCTCTGGGAGTAGCTGGTCATTTTAGTCCTAGTAAAAGGTGACATCAGATTTGTGTAAGGGATGGTGACATTTCAGAAGGCCCTTTCCAGAGGCAGTGTAGATGGGGCAAGTAATCAAATTCCGAGTCATGCTGAGAATGACTTAAGCAAGATTTGGCTTTAGCATGAGGACAAGGATTTGTGGAAGTTGACAAGAACATTGTTGAGTGGTTGCTGAGGCAAAGCACCATCTGGCCAGAAAGTTTTCAGACAGTCCGTAAGCTGAGACTGTCCAGGCTTCAACAGCACTGATGCTGTTTCAGAGAAGCAGGTTCCCGTTCAGCATAGTACATGGCCCAGTGTGCTCCAGCAGAATTAATTTTGGAGAAGTGCCAGGCAGGGATGTGCTAAGCAGACTTCTTGTGTTGCACCAGTAAAGTGGTGCAGCCAGTGGACCCTCAGAGCATCCCTGTGATTCCACTCAAAGCAATGCTCAGAAGCACCATAGTAGTTTGACAGGCATTATGAAATTGATGGGAAAAAGTATCAAAAGTTTAAAAGTTCAGGATGTTTCATTCGAAAGTTATGTGAAAGTTTTCTAAGGTCGTTTTTCTCAGAGAGATGCTTCTTTTACTAGATTAACAGGGAGCAGGTGAAGGATGAGAAATACATGAATCACAATGGGCTTGTGGAGTAAGTGCCTTCTGCAAGTTGCTAAGTGTCTGCAAATAGCTCTGTCTTGAGTTGCTTGACAcctgccacagctcagcccttgcacgggccggggggggcggggcggcgcgggcccgCTGCAGAATGATCCAGCAGGTATCAGCTGCCTCCGCTCACCTGCTTGGTGCCTGTGACCATGCCAGGCAGCTGGCCCAGCACTCCCAATTCACCCATCAAACACcagagcaggggagaggggggaagcCCAGAGCCCACTTCCCAAGGTATAGAGAGTTTGATTTGTTACGTGCAGGGTGTTTAACTCTCAGATGTGGCCTTTGTATGATGAAAGTTGTATATACTTGTAACACAACCCCCACCACCATTTCCCTCACACGTGAACACTGACGAGGCATTCACCACCTTTTTTCCAGGGCTACAGTTGTAACTATTTCAATAAAAGACACGCGAGTTTGTCATTGTGGTGTAGTGATCCTAGTTCGTTCCCttgctcttccttccctcccctctgtgCTCAGGTGGTGGCAAGACACAAACCGTGCCGTGAAACACATGTGCTTCCAGGCCACTCTGCCAGGTTGGCCATGCTGCCCAGGAGCCTGCACCCAGCAAATCCACTCCAGCATTGCTcttatttgtgtattttcaggAAGGTGAAACAGCACTAAATATTATGGGAAAAGTTGGTCTGTACTTGGAAGAGAGATTATTCTGAATTCTGAACATACTAATGGATTCTAAACTGGCTTGGTGGCTGGACTGGTCTCAGTTCAAACGAAGGGGACCTGGACCAAATGCAGAGTAAGAGCTTGTGACTTGAGTCACCTAAAAGAATTACGAGTTAGAAAGAGATTGGTTTATAGAAACATTAGCAGGGGCAgggcaaaacacatttttcctcatctcATCTTAGGCTGCCTAATATGGGTGCATTTCCCTGAATAGTTGCTCTAACCCAGCTTTCTATTGATAATTTTTCTTCGTTTAAAACAAAACGAAATGTGGTAGCACAAACCGCTGGCCCCTTTGGGAGCATGTGGCTGCCCAACAGAGGCAGGGTCCTGCACAAGATGGAGGGAGACTGGCCTCTGCAAGAGCACGGCACCCTTGCTTACCTGCTACCAACCTTGCTTACCTGCTACCTCTAGGCCTGGGCGTGCAGATCTGCAGCACTCCTTTTCCATCAGCCCTGGCAATAATGCAATTCCGAGAGTCCAGCCTGCTGGAGACCAAGATGCTCCCCACATTTTGGTATCCAACCCTACATTCACTAAGTTAGCACAAGCATTCCACTTCCTTCCAGGCCATCAAAATACACGTAGCAAATTAGTCTTAGATTTCCTAGGAGTAGCAGACCAGGAAACCTGTGAGCTGTGCCACTGTCCCACACGCTCACACTGTAGCTGAGGAACAGGTAAGTGCCTTAACACTCAGCCCCATCTCCAAACCCTGCCCACTGTCCCGATGCAGACATAAGGCCCCATAGAGACAAAAAAGTCTCATGGCAGAGCAGCAATGCTAAACTGCTGCTGTTAACCCCCGGAAACTTCAAGGCCACAGCTATAAATTGCccaaaatacaaattctgaCTTGATTCTTGTGAGAGCACCCAGCCTTCCTGTCAGTCACTGCAGGAGGCATCCAGCAGCGGGTCTCTGTGCCATGGGGGCTGCCAGttcccccagcagcctgcaggcatGCTGCCAGTACCCCCCTGCGCGGGCAGCGCACCACagacagctgcacagcagcGGACAAGTCACGATAAGGACAAAGAGGAATGCTCTGCCCTCCTGCAAAGATGGGAGGTGCAACCAGTCTGGCTTTGCCTTCCTCCTAAACATGTTTCATTCACCTCCTGTCATGTGGGGGAGTCTCTGGACCAGTGCTCCTGGAAAGTCTGAGGAAGACAATTACAAAACCATCAAATACAGGCCACGTTCCTCAACAGGACAGTACCCCATCCTTCCAGGCATCACCTCCGACAGCGGTTTACACCGGCTGGGAGCGTGATTGGCAATGCCTTAGGGTGCTGCTTGATGTCATTTTCCTGTCACATATTATCTCCAACTGCTACCAAAACTCCTTTCTCAAAACTCCCAAGTGGGGTGCGCCCCTCCCTGCGGCATGCAGAGGTGTTTGGAAGTCACCAAGCAGTCTTGAAAGAGTTCCACAGTGCCTGGCTTGCTCATAACAAGAAATACCAAATACACAGTTGGCTTTCTGCCTCAGAAAGACCATGTTTTCCCCTAATGTACAGCCCTTGGGCACAAACAggtttccctcctctctctgcccTTTTTCAGGTCAAATGGAGAGATTTAGCCTAGGCTGGCCTGAAGCACGCTGAGAGCCCCCCAGCgctgcactgccagcagccagctgggaagaCGTGCTGTGCAGTGGCCACGCAAGAAGCCAGGAGCCTTCATGACCTGCTCCCAGGATAGATCAAGGCCAGACAGGTCCAGCCCACGTGCCTTGGAAAGACAATGACTCATGCACTTCAGCCTCTTCTCATTCCTGCTCAGCATGATTCGTTCCCTTACCCTGCAGGCTGGCAGAAATGTGATGGAAACACCTGGGGCAGCTGCAGTTTATTTCAGCCCTCTCGGCCCTTTTCTGACATCCCAGCATCAGGCAGGCCAGTTCTCCCCCTCCCTTTGCAGGTAGCTCCTTTGTGCAGAGCCCTCTGCCACAGCACCCCCAAAGGACAGGTAGCCTTGCCAAAGACCTGTGCGGGCAATTGTGGCTACCTGCACATCAAAGCAAACACCGTGCCCTagaaaaattttcttccaaagacaCCCGCGGTCTGAAGAGGAATCCCCTCCTGTGCCACCCCACCAGGACACGGCATCGTGCCCGGGGGTACAAAGCTGCCATCTGCCAGCAGTGACCTGCGGTCCCTGGCCCTGGGCGCgagagggctgcagggctcagggTCCTCCCTGCTCAGCCAAGGGGTAGCAGCAgcggcaggagcagggagggacaCAAAGCGGTACTGGTGGTGGTACCTTTACAGCTTTCATTTAATCccttttattctttgctttattACAGCAA is a genomic window containing:
- the LOC119157402 gene encoding rho GTPase-activating protein 20-like isoform X2, giving the protein MKPIAQRRRSAPSAITKALSKSKYHSRSSSSLKLKKQVPLSEVWTGTSLSEVTEKKMDLENSFVIGWPTTNYVVTFSSADVKERWLSALLWHISEVKQNEYPKNLNLQIYVLDADNCSSTTAVNVSNVESAESVIKKTLLQLGLPGRTSEHHLWVISGKDDTAYPLIGHEHPFSIALNYIRDSADQQQGSNNNTLLADGTKASFFDQLPKEKQRQFVLKPRLQAPVQLRRESLQKHTKRKKSLIDWALRRSTNTPTNSPPSQSPTTPRKLFGLSLSSVCPDGILPKPIMDMLLLLYHEGPSTRGIFRRSANAKTCKELKEKLNSGDDVQVDGESVFVAAAVITDFLRNIPDSVLSSDMHGLWMEAVDTENRAHKIEAIKSLVNQLPEANLILLRHLFGVLHHIEQNSGVNQMNAFNLALCIAPNMLWLPSPMGPEEESRSTKKVALLVQFLIENSGEIFGGDIASLFQRPDKKPKNSEESLGIGLVQHDDSSDELEFSACDPEGQKHHLVPETDAFFEPSSSLLLSEDQEDWDLFSEITACYQSKARKNTSADSYDLLEEEGSFCSIGSIRTLSLARDRCLSEPSVCLSSQLPAQSHEPVARQSSCDATIMHSHTDYIHRLKQLQVESQKLIDEGLSPGVNKARQNLWQSPQTSSRVKQLSLQKSSLSNRSSFSSLSSATTSPSASSLSSLDSAFSYCSESSAISPTDVSSLPFMFGTSARLHAVSPKITKRSPKGWHKSFTSPVPLHLCDLDSSPEDEPQAVESSHSVEERESSPSVSTVAVGSPRTDIDWEEEERHLGYGGGPGPGLRSQDYTEELERKPELPAASPASKRSPQSSHQQHREKAVKNVEIKSVDSCPPSQESLKRTKITFYVAPNKESCWGSPVEEEEKNDMVNTSSSDSPSSSSEQSFSKGLQTARVHIPQTVFYGQNTPLVLQSVSRRYHHEQMSPSPQAEPREPPPSASAPQELESKPVEMAQAPAQSKGFNTFRHTIRIILPTSIRNTVREYFKHDETKTCPVAEAEAVENELLRSRVEWLRSQQRAEGANEEHDAEAFAEETFV
- the LOC119157402 gene encoding rho GTPase-activating protein 20-like isoform X1; the encoded protein is MKPIAQRRRSAPSAITKALSKSKYHSRETTLSSSHSDNGLPSGVFSSPGSTFILDERVQLTVGLQTQERHLILFSDVLVIAKSKSSSSLKLKKQVPLSEVWTGTSLSEVTEKKMDLENSFVIGWPTTNYVVTFSSADVKERWLSALLWHISEVKQNEYPKNLNLQIYVLDADNCSSTTAVNVSNVESAESVIKKTLLQLGLPGRTSEHHLWVISGKDDTAYPLIGHEHPFSIALNYIRDSADQQQGSNNNTLLADGTKASFFDQLPKEKQRQFVLKPRLQAPVQLRRESLQKHTKRKKSLIDWALRRSTNTPTNSPPSQSPTTPRKLFGLSLSSVCPDGILPKPIMDMLLLLYHEGPSTRGIFRRSANAKTCKELKEKLNSGDDVQVDGESVFVAAAVITDFLRNIPDSVLSSDMHGLWMEAVDTENRAHKIEAIKSLVNQLPEANLILLRHLFGVLHHIEQNSGVNQMNAFNLALCIAPNMLWLPSPMGPEEESRSTKKVALLVQFLIENSGEIFGGDIASLFQRPDKKPKNSEESLGIGLVQHDDSSDELEFSACDPEGQKHHLVPETDAFFEPSSSLLLSEDQEDWDLFSEITACYQSKARKNTSADSYDLLEEEGSFCSIGSIRTLSLARDRCLSEPSVCLSSQLPAQSHEPVARQSSCDATIMHSHTDYIHRLKQLQVESQKLIDEGLSPGVNKARQNLWQSPQTSSRVKQLSLQKSSLSNRSSFSSLSSATTSPSASSLSSLDSAFSYCSESSAISPTDVSSLPFMFGTSARLHAVSPKITKRSPKGWHKSFTSPVPLHLCDLDSSPEDEPQAVESSHSVEERESSPSVSTVAVGSPRTDIDWEEEERHLGYGGGPGPGLRSQDYTEELERKPELPAASPASKRSPQSSHQQHREKAVKNVEIKSVDSCPPSQESLKRTKITFYVAPNKESCWGSPVEEEEKNDMVNTSSSDSPSSSSEQSFSKGLQTARVHIPQTVFYGQNTPLVLQSVSRRYHHEQMSPSPQAEPREPPPSASAPQELESKPVEMAQAPAQSKGFNTFRHTIRIILPTSIRNTVREYFKHDETKTCPVAEAEAVENELLRSRVEWLRSQQRAEGANEEHDAEAFAEETFV